The segment TGCGCAGGCCAAAGAGAGCGAAAAGGGCGTAGAGAAGGTTTAGGAGGGCGAAGTACCACAGGACTAGAACCTGGTAGGCGAAGAAAAGGATGGAGAGGAGCTTCATGCCGCCTCCCGCAACACCTGTTCCGCCATGGCCCGCCCGTAGGCGTCGGGGTGCTTCTGGGCCGCGCGGGCCAGGAGCTCCCGGTCCATAAGGGCCAGCCCTTCCGCCGCCGCTCGGCGCACGTAAAAGGAAGGGTCAGAGAGGGCTTTCCAAAGGGCTCTACGGGCCAGGTCGTTTCGGAGAAGGGCGAGGAGGCGCGCCGCATGGACCCGCAGGAATTCCCTTTCATCTCGGAGAGCGGCGAGGAGAACTTCCTCCTTACCCCAGGGCGGATGACCCAGGCGCCAAAGGGCCCGCATGGCGGCCGCCTTTAGCTCGGGGTCGGGATGGTCCAGGAAGGCCAGGACCTCTTGAGCCAAGGTGCTCAGCCGAAGCCTGCCGATGGCTTCCAGGGCCGCCCAGCGCTCCTCCAAAGCCCCCGTCCGCAACAGGCGCTCCACCACCGGGGGTGCCCGGTCCTCCAAGAGGAGGAGCACTTCCAGGAGGGCCCCGCGGGGTAGGTCCGCCTCCAGGAGAGCCGCCGCCAACTGTCCAAGCCCCTCCCCCTGGGCCACCCGCGCCCCCGCCCGTGCGGCCGCCAAGCGCAACACGGGATCCAGATGCCGCAGGTAGGGCAGGATGAGCTCCAGGGTTTCCGGCAAACGGGCCTGGGCCAGGGCCTCGAGGGCCTCCAAACGGGCCGACCGGGAGGCCAGGCGGCTGCGCAGGATCCGCCCCCAAGGGGTTTGGGCTTGGCGAAGCCAGGCTTCCAGGGTCTCGGCGAACTCCCCCCGCAACATCTCCCTTAGGCTCAGGAGGGCCTGCAGGGCCGGCCTGGGCCAAGGCGGAGGAGGTGGGGCACCCTCGCCGAAAAGAGCCTGGGTGA is part of the Thermus caldilimi genome and harbors:
- a CDS encoding HEAT repeat domain-containing protein, producing MWRRGERLYALLVFGLVVLEALALGALVLVFSGRLWNLWGYPEAQRALWQALFLTGLALAVLSAYILVYHAYTQAREVQDRKAYEDWLSRFTQALFGEGAPPPPPWPRPALQALLSLREMLRGEFAETLEAWLRQAQTPWGRILRSRLASRSARLEALEALAQARLPETLELILPYLRHLDPVLRLAAARAGARVAQGEGLGQLAAALLEADLPRGALLEVLLLLEDRAPPVVERLLRTGALEERWAALEAIGRLRLSTLAQEVLAFLDHPDPELKAAAMRALWRLGHPPWGKEEVLLAALRDEREFLRVHAARLLALLRNDLARRALWKALSDPSFYVRRAAAEGLALMDRELLARAAQKHPDAYGRAMAEQVLREAA